One region of Cheilinus undulatus linkage group 4, ASM1832078v1, whole genome shotgun sequence genomic DNA includes:
- the prokr1a gene encoding prokineticin receptor 1a yields MANSSNCSSALTDYFLSSDGLDYEIPLDEIPDTTQGLAFFVATIVIAVVLVVIMLVCGVGNCLFIASLARYKQLRNLTNLLIANLAVSDVLVAAVCCPFLLDYYVVKQLSWDHGLLLCASTNYLRTVSLYVSTNALLAIAVDRYMAILYPLRPRMKYQTAYCVILTVWIIPVFISIPSAYMASETTYPHTEGGTFKTFCAQIWPVDQQVFYRSYFLLIFALEFIGPVTVMAVCYIQISRELWFKDVPGFQTEQIRRKLQRRRRTVVVLILVLVAYILCWAPYYGFALLRDFYPTLISRNRNSLVAFYIIECIAMSNGVINTLCFMSVRNTNKKLKRAAKFPLKLVTLVTSKSMYEGEARTSSLRVTEDVEDTRLR; encoded by the exons ATGGCCAACTCTTCAAACTGCAGCTCGGCTCTGACAGACTACTTCCTGTCCAGCGACGGTCTGGACTATGAGATCCCTCTGGATGAGATCCCGGACACCACGCAGGGCCTGGCCTTCTTCGTGGCCACCATTGTCATCGCTGTGGTGCTGGTGGTCATCATGCTGGTGTGCGGGGTCGGAAACTGCCTGTTCATCGCCAGCCTCGCTCGCTACAAGCAGCTCCGTAACCTGACCAACCTGCTGATCGCCAACCTGGCTGTGTCGGACGTGCTGGTGGCGGCGGTGTGCTGTCCCTTCCTGTTGGATTACTACGTAGTGAAGCAGCTGTCGTGGGACCACGGCCTGCTGCTCTGCGCCTCCACCAACTACCTTCGCACGGTGTCACTCTACGTTTCCACCAATGCGCTGCTCGCCATAGCTGTGGACAG GTACATGGCAATCCTGTACCCGCTCCGTCCTCGTATGAAGTACCAGACGGCGTACTGCGTGATCCTGACGGTCTGGATCATCCCCGTCTTCATCTCCATCCCCTCCGCCTACATGGCCTCAGAGACAACGTACCCACACACGGAAGGAGGAACCTTTAAGACCTTCTGCGCTCAGATCTGGCCTGTGGATCAGCAGGTCTTCTACCGCTCCTACTTCCTGCTCATCTTCGCTCTGGAGTTCATCGGTCCAGTGACCGTCATGGCGGTCTGCTACATCCAGATCTCAAGGGAGCTCTGGTTTAAGGACGTCCCCGGTTTCCAGACGGAGCAGATCAGACGGAAGCTTCAGAGGCGTCGGAGGACGGTGGTGGTTCTGATTCTGGTGCTGGTGGCGTACATCCTCTGCTGGGCGCCGTACTACGGCTTCGCCCTGCTGCGGGACTTTTATCCCACGCTCATATCCCGGAACAGGAACTCCCTGGTGGCTTTCTACATCATCGAGTGCATCGCCATGAGCAACGGGGTCATCAACACGCTCTGCTTCATGAGCGTGCGGAACACCAACAAGAAACTGAAGAGGGCAGCGAAGTTCCCGCTGAAGCTGGTCACTTTAGTGACCTCCAAGTCCATGTACGAAGGCGAGGCTCGGACCTCGTCTCTCCGAGTGACGGAGGACGTGGAGGACACCCGGCTCAGGTAG